The Cygnus olor isolate bCygOlo1 unplaced genomic scaffold, bCygOlo1.pri.v2 scaffold_129_ctg1, whole genome shotgun sequence genomic sequence CCCAACATCCCCTGTGACCATGGCTGGCGTGGGGccggaggcagcagcagaatttTTATTGGGATGCACAGAATTTTTATTGGGATTGCCCATCCCTAAGTGGGACGGGCAGAGGCTGGCTGGGAGTCCTGTCCCCCACTGCCAGGATCTGCAAACACAGGTGTTTCCTCCTCCTCGCTGAGCAAAAAAACATGCCCGGGTCCTGCCAAGCCCATTTCCAGTCACTGCTGGGCCGTCCTGGGCCgcttccagctctgccagggTCCTACAGATTGCTTCCAGCCATGGTTGGGCCTTCAAAGAGCATTTCCGGCCATGGCTGGGTCTTCCAAGAGCATTTCTAGCCACGGTTGGGTCTTCCAAGAGCATTTTGAGCCATGGTTGGGTCTCCTGGTTGGGTCTCCCCAGGTTGACTCCTGGCTGAGTCTTCCCAAATTGTTCCCAGCCCATATGGTTCTTCCCAGATTACTCCCGTGGGCACCGTGGTGAGCAGGAGCCAACAATGACCTTGGAAGCAACGTCGTTGAGAAGGTACTGGAAGTTCTGGTGGGCACCAAGGTCAGCAGGAGGCAACGTTTTCCTTGGAATCAGTGTTGTTGAGAAGGTCCTGGAAGAGCTGGTGGCCGATGAGGTAAGGAGGAGCCAACGATGATCTTGGAATCAGCGTCGTTGAGAGGGTCCTGGAAGTGCTAGTGGGCACTGAGGTGAGCAGGAGTCAACATAGTCCTTGGAATCAGCATCGTTGAGAAGGTCCTGGAGGTCCTGATGGGCTCCGAGGTGAGGAGGAGGCAACATAGTCCTTGGAATCAGTGTCACTGAGAAGGTCCTGGAGGTCCTGGTGGGCAATGAGGTGAGGAGGGGCCAGCGAAGACCTTGGAGGAGAAACATTGAGAAGATTCTTGGCTCCCACATCCCTCTGCCCCACAGCGCTCTGCACCACATcccctgcccccaccccagccccacaccctgTGTTCCCACCCCACATTCCCCTGCCCCACATACCTGGGTCACAACTGGGGTCGCAGCGAGGGTCTGGCGATCTGCATCTGCAGGGGggtggagagaaaagagaaggggaCGGAGGTGAGATGGGTCCGGGggggctgtgggatggggggggagtGCAGGGGGAGGGATGGGTCTGGGGGGGCACCCACCGGGATGTCGGTGTTCACCCGTTCCAGCGATGCCGTGAAGCTCCGTAGGCTGCCGCCTGTTGGGGACATGGGTGGGGGGCGATAGGGTGAGCGGTGGGGCTGTGGGAGCAGCTGTGGTCCCACCGccccccccagtgctgccccCCGGAGCCCTCCCGACCTGGGTCGGTGGTGTTGCTGTTGCTGAGGACGAAGCCGTCGGATGCCGTCCAGGTGCTGCCATCGTTCTCATACCAGCTCTCCTCAACGGTGGCCGAAGTGTTCCTGGGGGACAGCGCCAGGGAGCTCGGAGGGGGCAGAAGGACAGAGGagggggctgtgcccccccgcccccagcctgcccagatGTCCACCAACAACCCCGTTCTGAACCCCAACCAAGCCCAGGTGTCTGCCACCAGCCCACATGTCCATCACCAAACAACCAACCCAAAAGACCCCGGACCATCCAACCCAATtaaacccaacccaacccatccCATCCAACTCAACCACCCCAACCCAACCAACCCAAAAGACCCCAAACCATTCAGCCCTACTAAACCCAACCCTACTAAACCCAACCTAGCCTCCACCAACCcatccaaaccaaaccacccCAACTCACCCCAACCCAACTCACCTCACCCCAACCCAACCAACCCAACCAACCCAATCACTGCCCCTCTAcctcttcctgcccttcttccgtatcaccagcagcacagcaagggTGATGCAGGCGACGAGCAGCACCGTGACAACCACCCCCAACCCGGTGGCCACCTTGCTGACGCGCCTGGAGCACCGGGTGCCCGTGTACCAGTAGAGCGATTCATCCCggcagctgcagggacaagGAAAGGTCAGGCCGGTGGTCccagggggccggggggtgcGCACACAGGGACACGTGGTGGCACTCACAAGCACTGTGGCCCGGCGCGGGTGACGCGGCACTCGCCATGGTGGCAGTCGATGGTGCCGGGTGTGTTGGCCGTGCAGTTGGTGACGCAGCGGATGGCGTTGCTCATGTTCTGCGCATAGTAGTAGTCCTGGTAGCCGACGGGCACCCGCTGCTGGCACAGTGCTGAGGAGGGGGCACGGAAGGGGGTCAAATGGGGTGGTGGGGTGTGTAGGGGCTGGTGGGGTGCATAGGGGGCTCAGGGGGCGCATGGGGCTCTGTGGGGGGCACCCCAGCCACCCAGGCCTCACCGTCAAATGAAGAGGACTCCGTCATGTTCTTGATGATGGGACTGGGTGGCACCTTGAAGCAGACGATGGCTGCGGGGAGAGAGAGGCTGTCAGGGACCCTTTTCTGGAGCCTCCCCGAGGGGTTGGGTGGCGAGGGGTGAGTACGGGACACCCACAGGAGTCATTCTCGCAGTCGCCCTGGCTTTCGGCAGTCTCCTGAAGCTTCTGCACCAGCTCCTGCGTCTTGTTCTGGAACTCCTCGGTCAGGTTGGGGCTGGCGGTGGTTCTGAAGATGACCTCGTGGTCCACGTTGAGGCCGGTGCCCACAGGGGAGGACGCGGAGGCTCCCCCGGCCCTGCGTACCcgggctccctgcctgctggaggCCGCCGGCACAATGCGGAGGATCTTCACGCCCTCGTAGCCAGGCACAGAGCTGTAGATCTTGGCCATCTGCCAGGGCAAGGGGCGCAGTGAGGATAGGTCTGGTGCAGCCCGGCCTCCCCTCACGGGGCCTGGCCTCCCCTCTCACTCCCAGCCTCCCCTCTCGCTCCCAGCCTCCTGTTGTGCTCCCAAACTCCCCTTGTGCACCCTGATCTCCCCTTGATCTGTCAGCCTCCCCTCAGGTTCCCAGCCTTCCCTCGCGGGGCCCAGCTTCCCCTTGTGCTCCCGGGCCTCACCTCCTGCCGGAATTGCTTCTCAAAGTTCTCATAGGCCTCCGAGCGGgggtcctgcagctcctccgTGTAGATGAAGTTGGTGACGGTCACCACCAGCTCCACGTTGGCCACGATCGTCCCCTCAATAGCTgcgggaggcaggaggagagtgAGCatgggggggccggggctgggcggAGGCCATTGGCCAGGGGGAGGCCATGAGCAGGGGGGAGGccgtgggctgggggcaggccGCACTTACGGATCTCGGTGGTGATGGAGTCGCTGAAGAACTCGCACAAAGGGCCATAGAAGTCAGAGACGCAGATGCACTTGACACCGTCGTACTTGCCTCCATTCTGGCAGACCACTGCAGGGAGAGTGGAGGTCAGGGGGCGCCTTGGGGGGCACCCAGATGTCGGGGTCCCACGAGGAGAGCCCGAGGAGGTTGGGGGCGAGGGGCAGCGATGGAGGCCTGGGAGGAGGGgcggaggagggaggagggcgAGAGGAGGGAGGACAGGAAGGATATGGAGGCTGACCTGGAGGAACAGTGGTGGTCGTTcgggtggtggtggttgttggGGTGGTGGGGGTAGTGGGGGTGGTTGTTggggtggtggtagtggtggtggtcGTGGTCGTTggggtggtggtagtggtggtggtcGTGGTCGTTggggtggtggtagtggtggtggttgtggtcattggggtggtggtggtcgTTGTGGTCGTCGTGGTAGTGGTCATGGTGCTGGTTGTGGTCGttggggaggtggtggtggttacgggggtggtggtggtggtcactggggaggtggtgggggaCACTagagctgtactggtggttCCTGGGATAGTGCTGGAGGTCACTGGGGAGGTGTCGGAGGTCACTGGGATGCTGCTTGAGGTCactgggaaggtgctggag encodes the following:
- the LOC121063241 gene encoding mucin-3B-like isoform X3, whose amino-acid sequence is MTESSSFDALCQQRVPVGYQDYYYAQNMSNAIRCVTNCTANTPGTIDCHHGECRVTRAGPQCFCRDESLYWYTGTRCSRRVSKVATGLGVVVTVLLVACITLAVLLVIRKKGRKRNTSATVEESWYENDGSTWTASDGFVLSNSNTTDPDADRQTLAATPVVTQHFQDPLNDADSKIIVGSSLPHRPPALPGPSQQH
- the LOC121063241 gene encoding mucin-3B-like isoform X1, producing MTESSSFDALCQQRVPVGYQDYYYAQNMSNAIRCVTNCTANTPGTIDCHHGECRVTRAGPQCFCRDESLYWYTGTRCSRRVSKVATGLGVVVTVLLVACITLAVLLVIRKKGRKRNTSATVEESWYENDGSTWTASDGFVLSNSNTTDPGGSLRSFTASLERVNTDIPVDADRQTLAATPVVTQHFQDPLNDADSKIIVGSSLPHRPPALPGPSQQH
- the LOC121063241 gene encoding mucin-3B-like isoform X2, which encodes MTESSSFDALCQQRVPVGYQDYYYAQNMSNAIRCVTNCTANTPGTIDCHHGECRVTRAGPQCFCRDESLYWYTGTRCSRRVSKVATGLGVVVTVLLVACITLAVLLVIRKKGRKRNTSATVEESWYENDGSTWTASDGFVLSNSNTTDPDADRQTLAATPVVTQDLQDLLNDADSKDYVDSCSPQCPLALPGPSQRR